The sequence CGGAAAGAACGATCGCGCGACTTTCGGCAATTCTTCGGAAAGAAAGGTCCAATATTGCTTCCCGAATGCCATATCAGTATAGAAACTATGATCAACTTGTGGCATGACGATCGCAATTCCATATTCTGCAGCATACCGTTCGATCGAAGTTCTTCTGGTCCAGATTGTATGATCATCACTTAAACCATGAAGCAAATAGAGTACAGGAATGTTACCAGCGTATTTATTATTATTTAAACCAATCTGATTGTCCGTGTTTTCTGGTAATATCACTGTCATTGACGTACTTATCATTAATACTTCTGAGAAAAAATCACATTTTAATAGAGCCATTTAATATCCTCCTTTTATTCTATTGCACTATAAATCACATTGCGAATCCTTGGCTGATGATAGAATTCCAGACTTGGGAGCATTTGTTGCATATAGACAGCTGACACTTGTTTGTTTCTATCGATAAACGTATATGTCCCTGCAAAACCAGGCCAACCAAATTCACCGATTGAACTATTGCTGCCGCCCTTTGTCTGGTCAATCATCACGCGTACACCAAGTCCATAGCCATAGCCATGTTGATAATGAAGGCCGAATTCAGGTAACATCTCTTCGGGTAAGTGATTCTGCGCCATTAAATCGAGCGTCGCATTGCTTATAATTCTTATTCCATTATAACTACCTCCAAGCGCTAGGCAATGAGCAAACTTTTGATAATCACCAAGCGTGGAATGAAGGCCCGCCCCACCACTTTCCGCAATAGGCACAGGCTCTGCTTGCTCATCAATCCAAGTATTTTCTATTAGAATGCCTTGCTCATTACGCTGATAGAAAGTCGCAAGCTGATGCATCTTTTCAACCGGCACCCGAAAGAATGTGTTCTTCATTTGCAGTGGCGTAAAAATGTACGTATGTAAATAATCCGCAAAGGATAGCCCTGTTATCACTTCAATCAACCCCCCCAAAATATCGTGACTTAAGCCATACCTCCAATGAGTACCAGGATGAAAAGCAAGTGGATTACTACTGATTTTTTCAGCAAATAACCGCAGTTGTGATACTCCTTTTGTCTGTTCGGCAGCATGTGCTTCCTGCATAACTTGGCTTGTCATCCGCTCCACCTCTGTTCCATTTCCGCCATAGGTAATACCGGATGTCATCATAAACAAATCTTTAATCGTTATCGGGCTTTCCGCTTTGACTAGCTTGTCACCCTCCATTACGTTCATGTCTTTAAATTCTGGTAAATAATCCGATAACGGATCTGTCAACAGAAATTCACCTTTCTCCCACAGTTGAAGTGCTGCTACACAAGTTACAATTTTGGACATAGAATAAATTCGATAAATCGTTTGAGCATTGATCTTTTTTTCTTTATCCAGATTCGCATAACCGACATAATTCTCATACATGATCTTACTTTCTTTTTGAACAGATAAACCGACACCGGTTGGGCCGTTCGCAACAAATTTCTTCAGTAAATCGTCTAATCGTGTCTGTAACATATGTATCCTTCCTCTTCTTTGATATCGCTTTCTTTATCATATCATAAATCTTTCCTGCATAGCCTTTAAATTACTTCAACAGCTATATATTGGTGAATTTCTGTTACAATAGAAAAAGACTATAAATAAAGGACAGATGCTTAATGGTA is a genomic window of Gracilibacillus salinarum containing:
- a CDS encoding serine hydrolase domain-containing protein, with product MLQTRLDDLLKKFVANGPTGVGLSVQKESKIMYENYVGYANLDKEKKINAQTIYRIYSMSKIVTCVAALQLWEKGEFLLTDPLSDYLPEFKDMNVMEGDKLVKAESPITIKDLFMMTSGITYGGNGTEVERMTSQVMQEAHAAEQTKGVSQLRLFAEKISSNPLAFHPGTHWRYGLSHDILGGLIEVITGLSFADYLHTYIFTPLQMKNTFFRVPVEKMHQLATFYQRNEQGILIENTWIDEQAEPVPIAESGGAGLHSTLGDYQKFAHCLALGGSYNGIRIISNATLDLMAQNHLPEEMLPEFGLHYQHGYGYGLGVRVMIDQTKGGSNSSIGEFGWPGFAGTYTFIDRNKQVSAVYMQQMLPSLEFYHQPRIRNVIYSAIE